In Bacteroidia bacterium, a genomic segment contains:
- a CDS encoding substrate-binding domain-containing protein, which produces MKNRIGIYLLTGILLSIFSACRSDTKVASGEDHETQTLKGTISISGAFALYPLVNVWAEEFRKEYPDVRINISGGGAGKGMADVLAGATDLGMFSREVTNAEIEKGAWWISVTKDAVIPTISEKNPLLDQIKRKGLTREELTSCFLKEGKKMWPMSSLELNAYTRSDASGAADVWAKYLGGNSQEELKGIAVYGDPGLAEAIKNDPKGIGFNNIIYVFDLNSGEKYPEIEVAPIDINANGKIDPEEDFYHNLDEINAAIVDGRYPSPPARELYLISKGKPANPIVVTFLQWVLDKGQQFVEANGYILLHESVIGEQKKKL; this is translated from the coding sequence ATGAAAAACAGAATTGGCATTTATTTGCTCACAGGCATTCTATTGTCCATTTTTTCCGCATGCCGCTCAGACACCAAGGTTGCATCCGGCGAAGATCATGAAACGCAAACCCTAAAAGGTACGATCTCCATTTCCGGGGCATTTGCCCTTTATCCGCTGGTAAATGTGTGGGCGGAAGAATTCAGAAAAGAGTATCCCGATGTCAGAATTAATATTTCCGGGGGAGGAGCAGGCAAAGGTATGGCAGATGTGCTGGCAGGGGCTACAGATCTCGGTATGTTTTCAAGGGAAGTAACCAATGCCGAAATTGAAAAAGGCGCCTGGTGGATTTCTGTAACTAAAGATGCTGTCATCCCTACCATCAGTGAAAAAAATCCTTTGCTGGATCAGATCAAAAGGAAAGGTCTGACCCGGGAGGAACTAACTTCCTGCTTTCTGAAAGAAGGCAAAAAAATGTGGCCGATGTCTTCGCTTGAACTAAATGCCTATACCCGTTCTGATGCTTCCGGGGCAGCTGATGTCTGGGCAAAATATCTCGGGGGCAATTCTCAGGAAGAACTGAAAGGAATTGCTGTTTACGGCGATCCCGGGCTGGCAGAGGCCATAAAAAATGACCCGAAAGGTATTGGGTTTAACAATATCATCTATGTTTTTGACCTGAACTCGGGTGAAAAATATCCCGAAATCGAAGTCGCTCCCATAGATATCAATGCCAACGGGAAAATCGATCCTGAAGAAGATTTTTATCACAATCTCGATGAAATCAATGCGGCAATTGTTGATGGCAGATACCCCTCCCCTCCGGCCCGTGAACTATACCTGATCTCCAAAGGGAAACCCGCTAATCCGATAGTTGTTACTTTCCTGCAATGGGTACTGGATAAAGGGCAACAGTTTGTAGAAGCTAATGGATATATCCTGCTACATGAATCCGTCATTGGAGAACAAAAAAAGAAATTATAA
- the pstC gene encoding phosphate ABC transporter permease subunit PstC yields MSYAIRHYQEFLRKSWMQITLGLILFLPLAIGLTLLFKSLPLLTNLEFSGFLLGSEWIPAQGKFGLLPFIVSSVIISFIGLLIMVPLCLTAAIYITQFAPVWISRFLRSVIDILAGIPSVIFGLWGVISIVPVVSSWANLYGTENSSGYSLLAAGVVVSVSVMPFMMNMLIGLFESVAIEFKEVALSMGASYWQTIKWVILKKIRPGIWASFTLGASKSFGETIAVLMVVGNVVKIPGSLFDPGYPLSALLANNYGEMMSIPMYDAALMFSALILLIIVIFFNYLSHKVIRYYQSKA; encoded by the coding sequence ATGTCGTACGCAATCAGACATTATCAGGAATTTCTTCGGAAAAGTTGGATGCAGATCACGCTGGGCCTGATCCTTTTCCTTCCCCTGGCAATAGGTTTGACTTTATTGTTTAAATCATTGCCTTTGCTCACGAATCTTGAATTTTCAGGGTTTTTACTCGGCTCCGAATGGATACCCGCACAAGGGAAGTTTGGTCTGCTTCCTTTTATTGTGAGTTCTGTTATAATTTCTTTTATCGGCCTGCTGATTATGGTTCCCCTATGCCTGACCGCCGCTATTTACATCACTCAGTTTGCGCCTGTATGGATATCTCGCTTCCTCCGGTCAGTGATTGATATTCTTGCAGGAATCCCTTCCGTAATCTTTGGCCTTTGGGGTGTTATCAGCATCGTACCCGTTGTGTCGTCATGGGCAAATTTATACGGCACGGAAAATTCATCCGGATATTCTCTGCTAGCTGCCGGCGTAGTCGTTTCCGTTTCAGTTATGCCTTTTATGATGAATATGTTAATTGGCCTTTTTGAGTCTGTAGCAATTGAATTTAAAGAAGTTGCCTTGTCAATGGGCGCCAGTTACTGGCAGACGATTAAATGGGTGATTTTGAAAAAAATCAGGCCGGGCATTTGGGCATCTTTTACCCTGGGTGCCAGTAAATCATTTGGAGAAACCATTGCGGTATTAATGGTAGTTGGCAATGTTGTGAAGATTCCCGGCAGTTTGTTTGACCCTGGCTACCCATTATCTGCACTACTGGCCAATAACTATGGAGAGATGATGTCTATCCCTATGTACGATGCAGCATTGATGTTCTCTGCGCTCATATTGCTCATCATCGTCATCTTCTTCAATTACCTGTCCCACAAAGTGATCCGCTATTACCAGTCAAAGGCTTAA
- a CDS encoding metallophosphoesterase, which yields MTILLIALCSGYSISAQTEKPLFSFGVIADVQYCDCDTKGSRFYRLSPAKLDSSVAVLATKELSFVVHLGDVIDRDYRSFDTILPIFDRLDTPVYFVLGNHEFSVDDGEKEKVPGRLGLEKRYYDYTVQNWRFIVTDGNEESVYAWPGGSKQQKTAAHIYESVKANGKPQAQEWNGGIGKKQFRWIEKTLKDAEKKNQYVVLFSHFPIYPSEAHNLWNDNEVKTLLESSKGVVAWMSGHNHAGGYTVSNGIHYLIFHGMVETESTTAWAVVDVYKDRLMVKGEGREPYRVLKFAPH from the coding sequence ATGACAATTTTGTTAATTGCCTTATGTAGTGGATATAGCATTTCCGCACAGACAGAAAAACCATTGTTTTCCTTTGGCGTGATAGCGGATGTACAATACTGCGATTGTGATACAAAAGGCAGCCGCTTTTACAGACTTTCCCCGGCAAAACTAGATTCCAGTGTAGCGGTTCTCGCCACTAAAGAGCTATCTTTTGTGGTTCATCTGGGAGATGTGATAGATCGGGATTACCGGAGTTTTGATACTATTTTGCCCATTTTTGATAGGCTAGACACGCCAGTATATTTTGTCCTGGGCAATCACGAATTTTCGGTTGATGATGGCGAAAAAGAAAAAGTCCCGGGCAGGCTTGGGCTGGAAAAGCGGTATTATGATTATACTGTGCAGAACTGGCGGTTTATTGTAACGGACGGCAATGAGGAGAGCGTATATGCCTGGCCGGGAGGAAGCAAACAGCAGAAAACTGCCGCACATATTTATGAGTCAGTGAAAGCAAATGGCAAACCACAGGCACAGGAGTGGAATGGTGGAATAGGCAAAAAACAATTCCGGTGGATCGAAAAGACTCTGAAAGATGCGGAGAAAAAAAATCAGTATGTTGTACTGTTTTCACATTTTCCGATTTATCCGTCCGAGGCGCATAATCTATGGAATGACAATGAAGTAAAAACCCTGCTGGAGTCATCCAAAGGCGTAGTTGCATGGATGAGCGGCCACAACCATGCCGGCGGTTATACGGTAAGTAATGGGATCCATTACCTGATTTTTCACGGTATGGTAGAAACAGAATCAACCACTGCATGGGCAGTAGTTGACGTTTACAAAGACCGGTTAATGGTCAAAGGAGAAGGGCGGGAACCTTACCGGGTATTGAAGTTTGCCCCTCATTAA
- a CDS encoding ABC transporter permease subunit has translation MRRYIYLEEKIAKTVLALFTMLIVVVLFSIIGGIFVKGLPALSLEMITQVPKGGYYFGKEGGILNAILGSVYLAIGASLITCTISIPVALFIHTYLFSFPGWQKRIRLWLDVLWGVPPIVYGAFGFNLMLFMGWPTSLLAAIITVSLLISPVMIRAMDESLQQIPSGMFESALSLGFFKGEIGFKFLFKQALPGVATAFLLALGKGIGDTASVLFTAGYTDYIPESLSDPAATLPLAVFFQLSSPIPEVKSRAYAAAVVLTIIVLIISLSSRFISFQLSKNKIQ, from the coding sequence ATGCGCAGATATATCTATTTAGAAGAAAAAATCGCAAAAACGGTACTTGCTCTGTTTACTATGCTGATTGTTGTCGTTCTTTTCAGCATCATCGGAGGTATTTTTGTCAAAGGCCTTCCTGCACTTAGCCTGGAAATGATCACTCAGGTACCCAAAGGGGGGTATTATTTTGGGAAAGAAGGGGGAATACTGAATGCGATATTGGGTTCGGTTTATCTTGCTATCGGCGCCTCGCTGATTACCTGTACAATCAGCATCCCCGTTGCACTTTTTATCCATACTTATTTATTCTCTTTCCCAGGCTGGCAAAAAAGGATTCGCCTTTGGCTGGATGTCTTATGGGGGGTTCCGCCCATCGTCTATGGTGCTTTCGGGTTTAATCTCATGCTTTTTATGGGATGGCCGACTTCTCTCCTGGCAGCTATCATAACAGTTTCGCTGCTGATCAGCCCAGTAATGATCCGGGCTATGGATGAAAGCCTTCAGCAAATACCTTCTGGAATGTTTGAATCGGCTTTGTCTCTGGGTTTTTTTAAAGGAGAAATCGGTTTTAAATTTCTATTCAAACAAGCTTTACCGGGTGTTGCGACGGCATTTCTTCTCGCGCTTGGAAAAGGTATCGGAGATACAGCCTCTGTACTTTTTACCGCAGGTTATACCGACTACATCCCCGAAAGTCTTTCAGATCCTGCCGCTACCCTGCCCCTTGCTGTATTTTTTCAACTAAGCTCTCCCATCCCGGAAGTGAAGTCCCGGGCCTATGCCGCTGCCGTGGTTTTAACCATTATCGTTCTGATTATCAGCCTTTCATCTCGTTTTATCAGTTTTCAACTTTCAAAAAATAAAATACAATGA
- a CDS encoding phosphate ABC transporter ATP-binding protein: MSSIDQNTPFLDEEIIRKDESKGLHNLLYVNNLSLWHGKQQTLKNVELNIRDKGITVLLGPSGCGKTTLLKTFNRLTDIYPDIRTEGSVFFEGKDILGKQTDVYNLRQKMGLLSQKPQPLPGTISDNIRFALKLKGTCAKSELDDRVEYYLRKVALWEEVKERLKSPAGRLSIGQQQRLCLARGLAIEPRVILADEPTSALDPISSRKIEEQFKELSQDVAIVLVTHILRQAKRLADYVAFMYFGEVVEKGRPGVVFENPKTETFKEYLLVGH; encoded by the coding sequence ATGAGTAGTATTGATCAAAATACGCCCTTTCTGGATGAGGAAATCATCAGGAAAGATGAATCAAAAGGTTTGCACAATCTCCTTTATGTCAATAACCTGAGCTTATGGCATGGGAAACAACAAACTTTAAAAAATGTCGAATTAAACATCCGGGATAAAGGCATAACCGTCCTTTTAGGTCCTTCGGGTTGTGGCAAAACCACTCTGCTCAAAACATTTAACCGCCTCACTGATATCTACCCGGATATCCGTACTGAAGGTTCTGTTTTTTTTGAAGGCAAAGATATCCTGGGCAAACAGACCGATGTATATAATCTCAGACAAAAAATGGGGCTGCTTTCTCAAAAACCGCAGCCACTTCCAGGTACCATTAGCGACAATATTCGTTTCGCGCTGAAATTAAAAGGTACCTGCGCCAAATCTGAGCTGGATGACCGGGTAGAATATTATCTCCGCAAGGTTGCGCTCTGGGAAGAAGTGAAAGAAAGGCTCAAAAGCCCCGCCGGCAGGCTTTCTATCGGACAGCAACAGCGTCTTTGCCTGGCAAGAGGGTTGGCCATAGAACCACGGGTTATCCTTGCTGACGAACCGACCTCCGCGCTGGATCCTATTTCTTCCCGAAAAATTGAGGAGCAGTTTAAAGAACTTAGTCAGGACGTCGCAATCGTATTGGTTACCCACATCCTTCGGCAGGCAAAACGACTGGCAGACTATGTTGCCTTCATGTATTTCGGGGAAGTCGTCGAAAAAGGTCGTCCCGGCGTTGTATTTGAAAATCCCAAAACCGAAACATTTAAAGAATACCTGCTTGTTGGTCATTAA
- a CDS encoding endonuclease/exonuclease/phosphatase family protein produces the protein MITGCKQANGSDRSHGKEMPENPSDLSGKSEVVIGFYNVENLFDTEDDPVKDDSEFLPEGRYKWTTEKYLKKLDNLALAISQMGEKGPDILGVAEVENVQVLKDLVQLTSLKKRGYEVILEESEDIRGIDVGLIYDPKVFKYISHEAYDVDFPEEPDYTTRKILVVEGQIKGERLYMIVNHWPSRRGGEDESEIRRITTAKVTRERVSEILSKDPHACIVSVGDYNDDPGNRSIHEIMGAETEAGSVGDNGFYNPVGALHDPNGIGTLTYQGKWNLFDQILISHGLMNDGTGKLQYKEGSAAIVNEEFMQVGGNGSAKDMPRRSIFRDEFQPEGFSDHFPVYIRLVRK, from the coding sequence ATGATAACAGGCTGTAAGCAGGCAAATGGTTCTGATAGAAGCCATGGCAAAGAGATGCCGGAAAACCCAAGTGATCTCTCCGGGAAAAGTGAAGTGGTAATAGGCTTTTATAACGTTGAAAATCTGTTTGATACAGAAGATGACCCTGTGAAAGATGACAGTGAGTTTTTACCCGAAGGCAGATATAAATGGACTACAGAAAAATACCTGAAAAAGTTGGACAACCTGGCATTGGCAATCAGTCAAATGGGTGAAAAGGGCCCGGATATATTGGGGGTGGCAGAAGTGGAAAATGTGCAGGTTTTGAAGGATCTGGTTCAGCTTACTTCATTGAAGAAAAGAGGATATGAGGTAATACTGGAAGAGTCCGAAGATATTCGGGGTATAGATGTGGGGTTGATATATGACCCCAAAGTATTCAAGTATATTTCCCATGAGGCCTATGATGTTGATTTCCCCGAAGAGCCTGATTATACTACCCGGAAGATTCTGGTAGTGGAAGGGCAAATAAAAGGTGAGAGACTGTATATGATTGTCAATCACTGGCCTTCCCGGCGTGGCGGTGAAGATGAATCTGAAATCCGCAGGATCACAACAGCAAAAGTTACAAGGGAGCGAGTGTCGGAAATTCTGTCGAAAGATCCTCATGCCTGTATTGTTTCGGTAGGTGATTACAATGATGATCCCGGGAATCGAAGCATCCATGAGATTATGGGAGCGGAAACGGAGGCTGGATCAGTAGGTGATAACGGCTTTTATAATCCGGTAGGCGCTTTGCACGACCCCAATGGAATAGGCACACTGACATATCAGGGCAAATGGAACCTGTTTGATCAGATATTGATAAGTCATGGGTTGATGAATGATGGGACCGGCAAATTACAGTATAAGGAAGGTTCGGCGGCAATAGTGAATGAGGAGTTTATGCAGGTGGGGGGAAACGGTTCTGCGAAGGATATGCCCCGCAGATCTATTTTTCGCGATGAATTTCAGCCAGAAGGATTTAGCGACCATTTCCCCGTTTATATTCGTTTAGTCAGGAAGTGA
- a CDS encoding carboxy terminal-processing peptidase, which yields MKLKLLITGAVVSALLILSSYTLHTNEGDKPGVLIRLMMQGMEYYHYQPPKINDDFSQHVFDLYLKNLDYSKRFLTERDVNNLKKYREKIDEELKEGSFEFFDMAINLFDKRVLEAKTYTEEILSQPFDFDQKEYLETDYEKLEFAENEAAIKDRWRKTLKYQTLSRLVTLMENQEKAVSSSGQEGIESKSFADMEKEARMKVLKAQEQTFHRLERIPITDRRADFINSVANVYDPYTGYFPPKDKEDFDMDISGKLEGIGAQLRETDGLIKVVSIVPGSASARQGSLEVNDIILKVAQGDLDPVDVVDMDIDEAIKMIRGKKGTEVRLTVRKIDGSEQVIPIVRDIVVLEETYAKSAVLQSEKNKKNVGYIYLPKFYVDFDDPRGRHCSEDIALEIEKLKKDNIKGLIIDLRNNGGGSLPDVIDMAGLFISKGPVVQVKARSSAPQVKSDKDPTIQWDGPLLILVNSLSASASEILAAAIQDYDRGVIVGTTTFGKGTVQSFFSLDNMVQGSSDLKPLGDMKLTTQKFYRINGGATQHKGVVPDIILPDEYSFVEYGERDQDFSMPWDEISPVSYQKWSAPVSPKLEQLKKASEKRVAESETFSLVKENAERLKKNQDQEFYPLNIEEFRAERKRLNDEAAKYKDLKKPIEEMSVNYATADMGFINQDTVRSNRFKAFRDNLGKDPYVFESLNIIKDMQ from the coding sequence ATGAAGCTCAAATTGTTGATTACCGGTGCTGTCGTTTCTGCTCTCCTTATCCTCAGTTCTTACACTCTTCATACTAATGAGGGTGATAAACCAGGAGTGCTGATCCGGCTGATGATGCAGGGAATGGAATACTATCACTATCAACCACCCAAAATCAATGATGATTTTTCCCAACACGTCTTTGATCTCTACCTGAAAAATCTCGACTACAGCAAAAGATTTCTCACAGAACGTGATGTGAATAATCTCAAAAAATACAGGGAGAAAATTGATGAAGAGCTAAAAGAAGGCTCTTTCGAATTTTTTGATATGGCCATAAACCTGTTTGACAAACGGGTTTTAGAAGCGAAAACCTATACTGAAGAAATCCTCTCTCAGCCATTTGACTTTGATCAAAAAGAATATCTTGAGACGGATTATGAAAAGCTGGAATTTGCCGAAAACGAAGCGGCGATTAAAGATCGCTGGAGAAAAACGCTCAAATATCAGACCTTATCCCGCCTCGTTACGCTAATGGAAAACCAGGAAAAGGCGGTCTCTTCAAGTGGACAGGAAGGGATTGAATCCAAATCTTTCGCGGATATGGAAAAAGAGGCCCGAATGAAAGTCCTTAAAGCTCAGGAACAAACCTTTCACCGCCTGGAAAGAATTCCTATCACAGACCGAAGAGCGGATTTTATCAACTCCGTTGCGAATGTCTATGATCCCTATACAGGGTATTTTCCACCTAAGGATAAAGAAGACTTCGATATGGATATTTCGGGTAAACTGGAAGGCATTGGCGCCCAACTCCGGGAAACCGACGGTCTGATTAAAGTCGTATCTATCGTCCCTGGTTCTGCTTCCGCCCGCCAGGGAAGCCTTGAAGTGAATGACATCATTCTGAAAGTCGCTCAGGGAGACCTTGACCCCGTAGATGTGGTAGATATGGATATTGATGAAGCAATCAAAATGATCCGTGGGAAAAAGGGTACCGAAGTCCGGCTGACCGTTCGCAAAATTGATGGTTCAGAGCAGGTTATTCCGATTGTCAGGGATATCGTCGTGCTCGAAGAAACCTATGCGAAGTCTGCAGTTCTCCAAAGTGAAAAGAATAAGAAAAACGTAGGTTATATCTATCTGCCGAAATTCTATGTGGACTTCGATGACCCCAGAGGCAGACATTGTTCTGAAGATATCGCCCTTGAAATTGAAAAACTGAAAAAAGACAATATCAAAGGTCTTATCATCGACCTCCGCAACAATGGTGGTGGCTCTTTACCTGATGTAATCGACATGGCGGGCCTGTTTATCAGCAAAGGCCCGGTTGTTCAGGTAAAAGCGCGCAGCTCCGCACCACAAGTGAAGTCTGACAAAGATCCTACCATCCAATGGGATGGGCCGCTGCTGATTCTGGTCAACTCCCTTTCCGCTTCCGCTTCAGAAATTCTCGCAGCTGCGATTCAAGATTATGACCGTGGGGTGATTGTAGGGACAACAACCTTTGGAAAAGGTACAGTCCAAAGCTTCTTCAGCCTCGACAACATGGTGCAAGGCTCCAGCGACCTTAAACCACTGGGTGATATGAAACTCACTACCCAAAAATTTTATAGAATCAACGGTGGGGCAACTCAACATAAGGGGGTCGTTCCGGATATCATCCTTCCTGACGAATATAGCTTTGTTGAATATGGTGAACGCGATCAGGATTTTTCTATGCCCTGGGATGAAATTTCACCCGTGAGCTATCAGAAATGGTCTGCCCCTGTAAGCCCCAAACTGGAACAATTGAAAAAAGCCAGTGAAAAACGAGTTGCCGAAAGTGAAACATTCAGCCTCGTCAAAGAAAATGCAGAAAGGTTGAAAAAAAATCAGGATCAGGAATTTTATCCCCTGAATATTGAAGAGTTCCGTGCCGAAAGAAAACGCCTCAACGATGAAGCAGCGAAGTATAAAGATCTCAAAAAGCCGATTGAAGAAATGTCGGTAAATTATGCCACCGCCGATATGGGCTTCATCAATCAGGATACGGTTAGGTCAAATAGGTTTAAGGCTTTCCGCGATAACCTGGGGAAAGATCCTTATGTTTTTGAATCGCTGAATATTATCAAAGATATGCAGTAA
- the yaaA gene encoding peroxide stress protein YaaA, whose amino-acid sequence MIVIISPAKKLDFSEETRYTTTHTLPSFLPDSQLLIKELVKKSEKKIAEMMDISPQLAALNHERYQQFHTPFTPENAKQALLAFKGDVYLSFELEKYSEEDFLFAQQHLRILSGLYGLLNPLDLIQPYRLEMGTALKTRRGKNLYEFWGDRITHALNTSFADSGDKVLINLASAEYFKSVNLKKLDGRVITPSFKEERNGQYKSIFLYAKQARGAMADFIIREKITHTEEIKHFTGMGYCFHEGLSREDEWVFTR is encoded by the coding sequence ATGATTGTCATTATTTCCCCGGCAAAGAAGCTGGATTTTTCAGAAGAAACCCGCTACACGACCACACATACTTTGCCCTCATTTTTGCCTGATTCACAATTGCTGATCAAGGAGTTGGTAAAGAAAAGTGAGAAAAAAATTGCGGAGATGATGGATATAAGTCCCCAACTTGCTGCATTAAACCACGAGCGGTACCAACAATTTCATACCCCTTTTACACCAGAAAACGCCAAGCAGGCATTGCTGGCATTTAAGGGAGATGTTTACCTGAGTTTTGAGTTGGAAAAATACTCGGAGGAAGATTTCTTATTTGCCCAGCAGCATTTACGGATTTTGTCAGGTTTATATGGTCTGCTAAATCCCCTCGATTTGATTCAGCCTTACCGGTTGGAAATGGGTACAGCGTTGAAAACGCGAAGGGGTAAAAATCTATATGAGTTTTGGGGCGATCGCATTACCCATGCGCTGAACACATCCTTTGCGGATTCCGGAGATAAAGTGCTGATCAATCTGGCGTCAGCAGAGTATTTTAAGTCAGTAAACCTGAAAAAACTCGATGGGAGGGTTATCACCCCCTCTTTCAAGGAAGAGCGAAATGGACAGTACAAATCCATTTTTTTATATGCGAAACAGGCCCGGGGTGCGATGGCAGACTTTATTATCCGAGAAAAAATTACTCACACCGAAGAAATAAAACATTTTACGGGTATGGGTTATTGTTTCCACGAAGGGCTTTCCCGGGAAGATGAGTGGGTTTTTACCCGTTAA
- a CDS encoding alginate export family protein, which translates to MKLEFRPRTEFRNGYRQLREDTTHAAIFTEGRSRLYLNYERKNFIFHTSIQDVRVWGSQDPRSTEGSLQIFEAYVEPTLKKGISVRIGRQKIMYDNQRLFAQNNWRQNGGAHDAVRFILKNKKIEGDLIGAFNQEQGAQERFFETDFSPGFNNYKVLLANFIKYKTDKFTLTGINVADAFQDAQNIRTTHWRYTSGGRIEFTKNRWYTTLAGYYQYGNTSKGTKLSAWYLQPEAQYKDNKHWTIRLGAEVFSGDNGLRPDNTSQSFDALYGVNHRFLGSMDYFTRFPGDLNNAGLVAPYLFIFYDVNKKMTLRADGHLFSSQNNFVPDGALAAIDKYLGFENDLLIRYRPNTYTEIDLGYSWASLSESMEYIKKGGNSSLFQSWAFLMITFNPEIFHWTNTQ; encoded by the coding sequence ATTAAACTGGAATTCAGACCCCGTACCGAATTCAGAAACGGGTACCGCCAATTGCGAGAGGACACAACCCATGCCGCAATATTTACCGAAGGAAGAAGTCGCCTGTACCTCAACTATGAACGCAAAAACTTTATTTTCCACACCTCTATTCAGGACGTCAGAGTGTGGGGTTCACAGGACCCCAGATCTACAGAAGGGAGTTTACAGATTTTTGAGGCTTATGTCGAACCTACACTCAAAAAGGGTATTTCCGTAAGGATAGGAAGGCAAAAAATCATGTATGACAATCAACGTTTGTTTGCTCAAAACAACTGGCGTCAAAACGGTGGCGCGCATGATGCAGTAAGGTTTATTCTGAAAAATAAAAAAATCGAAGGAGACCTGATCGGTGCTTTTAACCAGGAACAAGGCGCACAGGAACGATTTTTTGAAACGGATTTTTCTCCTGGTTTCAACAATTATAAAGTCCTGTTAGCCAATTTTATCAAATACAAAACAGACAAATTCACCCTTACCGGCATCAATGTCGCAGATGCTTTTCAGGATGCACAAAATATCCGCACTACTCATTGGCGCTATACCAGTGGTGGCCGGATTGAATTTACCAAAAATCGCTGGTATACAACTTTGGCCGGCTACTACCAATACGGGAATACCTCAAAAGGCACAAAGCTGAGTGCCTGGTACCTCCAACCTGAAGCACAGTATAAAGACAATAAACACTGGACCATTCGTCTGGGAGCAGAGGTTTTTAGCGGGGATAATGGCCTCCGTCCGGACAATACCTCCCAATCTTTCGATGCACTGTACGGCGTAAACCATCGGTTCCTGGGATCTATGGATTATTTCACCCGATTTCCCGGCGACCTCAACAATGCTGGCCTGGTCGCCCCATACTTATTTATCTTCTATGATGTAAACAAAAAAATGACGCTTCGCGCAGACGGGCATTTATTCTCCTCGCAAAACAACTTTGTACCTGATGGTGCTTTGGCCGCAATCGACAAATATCTTGGATTTGAAAATGATCTGCTTATCCGCTATCGACCCAATACCTATACAGAAATTGATCTCGGATATTCATGGGCTAGCCTCTCCGAATCTATGGAATATATCAAAAAGGGGGGAAACAGCAGCCTTTTCCAAAGCTGGGCTTTTCTGATGATCACCTTCAACCCCGAAATATTCCACTGGACAAATACTCAATAA